One window of Bombina bombina isolate aBomBom1 unplaced genomic scaffold, aBomBom1.pri scaffold_1381, whole genome shotgun sequence genomic DNA carries:
- the LOC128644255 gene encoding replication protein A 70 kDa DNA-binding subunit-like, producing GEIRATGFNEQVDKFYSLIEVNKVYYFSKGTLKIANKQYTSVKNDYEMTFNGETSVIPCDDSSDVPTVQFEFVPISELENKNKDTLLDIIGICKSYEDATKITVKSNNREVSKRNIHLMDTSGKMVTTTLWGDDVRFLNLLLRISLFKRCDI from the exons gGTGAAATCAGGGCTACAGGATTCAACGAACAAGTTGATAAGTTTTATTCCCTTATCGAAGTGAACAAG GTGTATTACTTCTCTAAAGGCACACTGAAGATTGCTAACAAACAATACACATCTGTAAAGAATGACTATGAGATGACTTTCAATGGTGAAACATCTGTAATCCCCTGTGATGACTCTTCAGATGTACCCACAGTTCAGTTTGAGTTTGTGCCCATCAGTGAACTAGAAAATAAGAATAAAGACACACTATTGG acATCATTGGGATTTGCAAAAGTTATGAAGATGCTACCAAGATCACTGTAAAATCAAACAACAGAGAAGTCTCCAAGCGAAATATTCACCTAATGGACACCTCTGGGAAAATGGTCACAACAACTTTGTGGGGTGATGATGTAAGATTCTTAAATTTATTGCTCAGAATATCATTATTCAAGCGTTGTGATATATAA